The Toxorhynchites rutilus septentrionalis strain SRP chromosome 1, ASM2978413v1, whole genome shotgun sequence genome contains the following window.
ATTCTATGATTTTTCACGCCAAGTACTCTATTTTATTCTCAAATCGCGATGTCGGAGATTATCGATGggctacctgagaaggtaaccgaaataACTTCTCAACCATAGTTCGAATCGGTGCTATGTCATTTGgtacaaaatattttgaatatatttattgttttgatgcattaacacacacacactttcGCGAAGTTTTTTACTAATTATTTATTCTaaaaaacaatagaacaatctgTATTCTAAGCATTGCAAAgttgagtgtacaccttaaatttctccaaATAAATTAATCTTTTTAGTAAGATCTTTGCAAATTAGCGTACTTGTTTTCGTCAGCGTGTGATGTCTACaccaaaacaaagtttttgtttttcgttGATGTTGGAAAAAGTTTCCATCAAAATGGCAATACGAGGAAacaaatagatattgttacactTACGACGATAATGAGCCCTATTAaataaatcgaatcgagaagtCGATACAATCTTTATCAGTATCACACCGAGAAAAatttcatctatatatataaatggatttctatctgtctgattcttatggactcggaaactactgaaccgatcaacatgaaaattggtatgtaggtgtTTTTAgccccggggaaggttttcgtgatagtttgagacccctccccccatctctaagggggtgctgccatacaaattaaatacaaatttctacattactcgagcatcaatcaagcaaatgaaaccaaatgaggcatattgaggttttagggtgcaataaatgtttctatgatggttggtctctccacccccctctctaaggggggctgtcatacacatgaaacacagatttctgaattactcgagcattaatcaagcaaacgaaaccaaatttggtatgttgaggttttaggatgcaagaaatatttctatggtgattagacactcctcccgctctctaagggtggggtgtcatacaaatgaaacacaaatttctgcataactcgaaagctactggagcacaatttgggatgttagggtttttgggtatgaggaaTGTTTCTAAAATGGTATGACAGCCCTCTCTCCTctagaatggagagggggtcccataaaaatattacacatatttgaaccaaaaatattccagtcaaacatgacaattgaaatttttcagaaaactctgaaggagaaAGGGAAGaagacctaaggagttctggaacatgGTAATCGAGATGCCTTAATTGCatgatctatatatatatatatatatatatatatatatatatatatatatatatatatatatatatatatatatatatataaaagagagaatttttcccacgtacgtataactcatcatcacgggagaacggttGATCAGATCTACGACGTCCATATGTTTTGCGAGTTTGTCTTCGCCCAAATAATAATGATAGAGTacattggaaaatatttgagatgattggaaaaattcgatagaattgactatgcatatctttatatataagatgGATATTTAGAATAAAAAggtaaaattcgaaaataagaggtacgcacATGTATGTTTCGCTGGGAAAATCATCACTTAGATCAATttgacagatctgaacgataacatacaaattcttttgaagtatattcgttttttaccaaccaaaatattctctacaaatacattatatggcagaacaacgtttgccgggtcagctagtatagatatataaatctgatacaaatagtGTGCaaccatgatgtttacaatatttttatgtGTTTCTAGCTAACCCGACAAActccgtcccgcccaaaatttatttttcgttatcacattcacgttttttcacTAAGCGCACgtacatgggtccaatcgcagaactgttcattgattgatcttctagtcTACCCGTTGAAATTACCtcttactataaatttcctagtacttctaccaatactcttaaatattttttttagatacaattctcgaagatttttcaaccacttgcaaataacatgtttctccggtacatggaataaatgtttgatacagaaaatatgatagaataaagacagtcctaaatcggacaattcctttctcgaattttgctattatcaacacatttggtgatccatttttatatatagatagaggaagatatagaagtgcgttttatcacattaaaatccattcccactttcgaacgaaaatcaagttcgttagcgcaaacatcaaatgggatAACAACGTGTGTctctatgtaattgtagaaaatacgaggtatggctattacaTAACGAGACTagttacgaaaaagggttatattttaaaaaggtacaacgatatgctccccttcaatatactccccttggctcctcacacacttttccatacgtttttctacctcttctacggactgaaattgggtccctttcaacacggatttgatcttggggaatagaaaaaagttgtatggggctagatctggcgagtacggggcatgttcgagcactggaatgcccttatcggctaaaaattgcttcaccgacaacgcgttatgggcaggtgcgttgttgttcgtgtttttcatCATACATGATTTtcgacgcgcactacaaaccacgttccattcaaaccactgctgctcgcaaactactacaatgacaaaaacatgttttcgtacGTTTGTAGCAaacacttcaagctaccgaacgcactattcgttttcccccccacccctctagggcgccctcctggcgcgcagtctcgttatttaatagccataccttaTATGCGAACTTGAATTTTgctaattttcccattttccttcagagttttccgaaacttttcaattgtcatgtttggttgaaatatgtatattatttatgtgtattattttcgacgtctccatttcagaggagagaggtgtcataccatcatagaaacatttctcgtatccaaaaaccctcacatcccaaatttggctccatttacttgtttagttctcgagttatgtagaaatttgtgtttcgtttgtatggtagtctcaccttagagaggagggaggagtgtcaaaccgccATAAAAACGTTTCAAGCCACctcaaaccttcacatgccagatttggctccatttgattgattagttttcgagttatgcagaaatttatgcttcatttgtatggcaacccccgccttagagagggggggggggaggaatgttcaaccaccatagaaacatttattgtatcctaaaaacctccacatgtcaaatttggtttcgtttgcttgattgattctcgagtaatccaaccattctttgtgtggacaccgactggacaacatcgttgctggacgagctggatggcgaaggatcgagtgcctttctcaaggcaagagggcggaggtggtagcgctggagtagagtaatagagtagagtagagttttcaaagggcctttctcaaggctagagacgaatgaactgcaaaagtttaaagtctctataattcaagaccttccttccttccttcgagtaatgcagaaatttatgtttcatttgtatggcagccccccttagagcggggaaggggtctcaaactatcacaagAAATTCCCCCGGCCCCAAaagcccctacataccaattttcatgtcggtcGCTTCAGtattttccgagtccataagaatcagacagacagacagaaatccattttaagCGGTTTTATTATATAGGAgatagaagaagaagataatccagaaaaggtctggatacgtaccaaataatcatctgatgattgatgaaaaatttgctCAAATGAGGGGTGCGTTGACGCCAATAAAATGTGGACTTTATAAACATTTActacatgtgaatccgtaagaCAATTTGAATAGTGAGAGTAGCGGCAATCAGTGCTTGGACAATGGAAAATATTCATCGCTATGCCGGACCTCCTTTATCCACGTTCGACTATTTGTCCTTCTATTCTGTCCTATCTATTCCTTCTATTTCTTATTTTTACAGTCGTTTCTATGAGACAATAGAAAAGGTGTTTATTTTCAGAATAACTGTCACGAAAAATATAGCTTGTTAATTATTcgcttttatgttttattaggTAAATAATTTTATAAGTTATCTTTTCATAAACAATTGCCTTACTAACAATAAGTGCACTATAAATAAATCTCATTCCATCTAAAAGGGGAAAACAAGTTAAAAGATGCTCTCGCTTCATTGTTACAAAACTTTGTTATTCACTAGTGATTTTGTTAAGACACTTGGTTTAATACTATGAAGTTAGTTCCTATTGTGCATTCCCATGAAATTGTCACTTTCAGAATATATGATGTCAGTATTCCATTCGAACCGGGTACCGCGGTTTAAGCTACCATATAGCATCTCCATTTGCGTTCAAGAAATGTTGCGATACTTTGTAAACAGAGTATACAGAACACGCAGAGTGGACTTCAGATCCATGTTGACGATGTCTGTGTGTGTAAAAAGATTTATCATAACAGTAAACCTACAGACACACCAAATTACCTTCTGGTCTCGCCTTCGGTTTCAAACCCTGGTCCAACATCAGTTCGAACGCAAACCCTACATTGTGCACCATCTGGTCGGCATCCTTTGGCGTAAGATGAAACTCGTGCAGTGGCACGAAGAATCCACCCAGCAAACCCATCAACAGACAAAGAAATACCCCATCCTTGAAGTCGGCACTCAAATCGGCCGCCTCGAAGTTCAGCTTATTCAGATGCTTGTTGACGAAGGTGATTAGTGATTTTTTCACTACCGCCAACTTTTCCGGAGCGTGGTCAAAAAGCGTGTCGAATGCGTCCCGTTCGCAGCGCATTCCCACATCATCGTACTGTTGGGTGATCTGTTCCTGGAACTGCCTGTGGATTAaatgaatgttttataaaaaaaggTCCTATTCTTGCACCTCGAAGACCATTACTTGCTCGTTAATTTCCCGTTGATTTTCTGAGCCATAACAACCGTAACGTAGACATTCTCAGGAAGCCGAATTGGAGCGCGGTAGTGGCGTACCAGCGCTACCAACAAATGCAAAATCGAGACAATATTTTTCGTGTGTATGCTTTCGACCGACCATTTAGGAATAGTATGATGGAATCCAAGCGTCTGAAAGCGAAACAGCAATGTTGCATTAGTACTTCCTGTGAGAGATAGAAAATAAACCAAGTTACATGATTGACCGCATTCAACACAACGGTTAACTTCTGCCGTTGCCCCTCGGCTGATTGTGTGACCTCCGCTACGTTCAGCTTATTTCCGGTCAGCTTCTCGAATAGTTTCTGCAGCACTTGTCCATCGTACAGATCTTCCTCGATGTCGGTGACGATAATCCGTTCCTCGACCAGCTCATCATTAATCCAATCGATAAGCACCTGGAGCAGTTCCCGGACGTGCGGATGCTGTAAGGATGCCGGCGGTATGATCGAACGGGACTCGTTGTCCTCAAGATTATAGTCCTCTGGTGGAATGATGGGAGCATTTGGACTACCTGGCGAGTCGATCGCTATTTTGCCCTCCTCCTGAACTTCTTGGACtagagaaattgaaaaaaaaatggaacaatGGCAAATCGTCTCACAAATGAATAGAACAAACAAAATTTGTCATCCTTCCGATCGATACAGTTGTTTATATTTACATCTGGCGAAAGATTAATGATGTCATCACCGAATGAATCCATTCATACCATTCGCACGCCTCCATATCAATGATTCACCCACACAGCCATCACAAGGGAAACCCAAATCTTAATAGCCACACCAACTGTTAGGGATTATCCTAATTCTTCGCCGTTTATTTGGAATATCAGCATTATGCAACCATGTACTTTGGAACGGAACCAAATTCTTGAGAGTAAACTGAgcgtaaaaaataaaatgtttttcacATGCCCATAAACGGCATAAATTCTTTcgccatccatccatccattgGATTGGGTTCATAAAACGTCTCAAATATGACCGTTTCAGAACTTATTTCACTACATACCTTCTTTAATACGTTTCTTTCTGCCAAGGGTTCCAATTTTGTCCCAGAAACTTTCTTCCTTGTCGAAATTTTTGCCAGAATTTGGCGTCCGAGGAGATTTCGGTCGAGTCAGAGTGctcatttttatgatttataaCATCGTTGTTATTGCTGCCATATGACATCACGCAACAGGGCTGCATCGCAAGCTTActggtagtgatccccgataatcgttcgattaatcgaatacttcctacactgagagaaataattagtaaatataacgaattttttggtaaatactaccaatctaagtggtgcggactcaatccacttcattctcaagcaaattcttgcatgttttcaagcgatttcttgcaataaattctcagaccaccagagatgccagatttacaaatatgtttgtaaatttacagacatatctgtaaaacattcatcacatcaaaaatatttgactcaccatatgacatttttccatagttttaatacagaaaatttattatatttagtatatatcaatacacatgacgttagaccagcgatactcaacctgcggcccggcagtccttcttgttggcccatctggtgtgtatgatgtttggaactcatacacataagtactctCGCCTTGACATCACTGCAGACGaaaaagaggatacggttattcacaattaatgaacaattctcgcgtaacttttgaaaaggtccaatgtaacatttccgccaactcgagaaaaacgtagttgaagacccgaacattatttcgcgaattgtcttaaaagctatcaatctttatcactgttttcaccactagctgtcaagaataacttcgtaaaaccaattgtaactattgttccgtgatttgagattaaggttgaagcctcggagcgaaaaatgttacattggacgttttgactgcccgcgtttgcacattggacatattacgttgcactataaaaatttgaaactaactaataaacaacaatccaaatatcagcatttcgttctaaagactgattactattgttatcactcgttgaattgcactgaaatcgataacaacacctgtaagaaacaaattccaaaacgaccgaagaacgactgcgagttgttttgactgctttgttacttcggacgtttcggccgtcggaggaaagtggcgtccgaagtaacagccgggtgcttaaaattcgaatctgtacattggatattttttgtatcggcgacaaaaagatgaagaagatagatacgtgaacgattgtttttgtaatacattcaatgattgaaaactaatagcgtgcatccattaacacgatttgtttacatttgttacataggaccttttcaaaagttacgcgagaattgcattctctgcaggtaaggaaaaatcttgaacgaaaattgtctctgataattattttctgttctagacaagattgttttgctgaaatgcaaggagatttattgaaaaatagttaagttagggtcaggactatgcaacctatgtatttaaacaacatcgaataaaaattttcattctattttcaacaacttacatttgccttcgggtctgcttatgacgaaatatgggttactgttcgatattgttacgacagacatggttcatggccgtgtggtggtctaaaacttgtatagccttgcatggcggatggaaaatatacactgcatttttttaaaaataaaaacgacaagaccgcaagccttggtggatgtccaatatatcaacggagaaatactgtgttttataaaaattaacaacgcgtatgtttgtgtatgtatgtgtatgtatgtatgtgtagatcgttgaaacatttaaacacacttacagcacataagttattaagtggtccgaaaaatcatttttttccactttttcccaaaaatgacaaatgaaaattaataacatttgaatcactgaatcgatttagatgatcgacatataaaattgacctagccttttataaaaaaatatttaacttgcgaaatacataattatattttagtaattattgattgtagtcgttttttattttttttatgactttggactagagggcgctatatatttttatattttttcttgaaagctgaggattcttTACACAattatctcgatatcagggttgctattttttcattttttagatatgatttaaaaaaaaatcatttttccccatttgtccaaaaataactttctgcaaaaaatcataacatttgaactactgaaccgatttagatgatcgatatattaaattgaagccaataagcaaaactcacacttgcgggaagattggattctagtagcataggtctagtttagtcacatatgaatattgatcgaagacttaaaacatgttaaatttacaaaattctaacttaaaaacgataattatagcatctctgatatcgagatatgttaagtaaatactcctcagctttccataaaaaatataaaaaaatatagcgctcctatctttaaccgagaaaactatgaaaaactaactcaatccataattacaaaaacaaaattcaatttttttcgcaaaagtaatatttttttaaaaaatatatctcgtaagcttcaatttgatatgtcgatgatatgaatcggtccaatagttcgaaagttatgactttttgtagtgggaaaaatggggaaaaattgtttttcgaaccatcgattagttttgcaaaatcatatttcaaaaacgaaaaaaattgcatctctgatatcgagatattttatgcaaaagttctcagctttcaatccatattaaaaataggatccatattatatgcaagttaaatatttctcaattaaagctcattggcttaaatttgatatgtcgatcatctaaatcggttgaaagttataaatttttgaaaaaagtcattttgggaaaaagtggaa
Protein-coding sequences here:
- the LOC129777301 gene encoding beta-parvin, with product MSTLTRPKSPRTPNSGKNFDKEESFWDKIGTLGRKKRIKEVQEVQEEGKIAIDSPGSPNAPIIPPEDYNLEDNESRSIIPPASLQHPHVRELLQVLIDWINDELVEERIIVTDIEEDLYDGQVLQKLFEKLTGNKLNVAEVTQSAEGQRQKLTVVLNAVNHTLGFHHTIPKWSVESIHTKNIVSILHLLVALVRHYRAPIRLPENVYVTVVMAQKINGKLTSKQFQEQITQQYDDVGMRCERDAFDTLFDHAPEKLAVVKKSLITFVNKHLNKLNFEAADLSADFKDGVFLCLLMGLLGGFFVPLHEFHLTPKDADQMVHNVGFAFELMLDQGLKPKARPEDIVNMDLKSTLRVLYTLFTKYRNIS